In a single window of the Sander lucioperca isolate FBNREF2018 chromosome 19, SLUC_FBN_1.2, whole genome shotgun sequence genome:
- the LOC116066065 gene encoding uncharacterized protein LOC116066065 isoform X1: MDANKVWQWRIMHAKTFLRCPDSFYHSNRIGLDFNVASKTHKKKELQLLTNGVVLEICDFAKTVSKNKMLFITNILENNFDLGLENEQQRVYFSNQIKIKVQDPKRLSLQDKNEVFTLFDISSKPECNSNNGLNMASTERKTESFLVEIDDSEYEDTFKCSQATSKEYMKTENLSEEVNGAHIDDSEREDELKYSGAPSAEKLKEDVLLPLFPYCEEIGLNLDIGSKQSLDVGLLTNGVMLELLQVTKILAGSFSRIISDVLGHNFDLDLKSSQERTRVMNKILYILNKKQQLMIIGKVSPEFNNKTISLQRTNFKRNRGSALSNMEALPYQFKEVTKRRQSDLKSKQEKRALLKTSERANKKSRRGQSKDLKKNGPYRHTDLCNSHTAKGDNFYSHPLTESDVDYYTGNERDMEQEEMETENNYTCPLGESDLDSDEVTDSGNTGNQIDLQSTKSCSLSSDIPRELNSSCPGICAPTLTTIDISSTLSTVNSNVNPPFVSQPDERELHGDEEQAQTPRKSPKKCNMEQEKMGTENNYTCPLGKSDLDSDTGNEFDMEQEKMETEKNMWKLRANRVKQILSSLEFGPFNGSKRFGLEFNVGFGPKQNFSVDSLPNSVLLEVAKFALAMNSSQQNFIMEILEYNFDISLQSEYQRNLFTCEIMKRIRQLKNSEDAVKFSKDIFELPDSMSSIKMANTSVGSVNPELGYNISRVEKCDVAPRCPAHSHAETKDHIPRNSGEVYPICKEMGLKLHVNKHQPNKKLDVSKLTNGAMTEVTNFVETLCGTCEQICLDILRHNLHLDLQSGDSDLARSIVARIPAIVEQRNLMTSVKTLKKIKGSRKDSSTKVKLDCQSYQHVDACSAGSSQAEFKDQDVGNSPDTKHQDELNLKLWKLRANHIQQILSTPHEEHCPLYSYSRCKKLGIDFNVGSGVKQNLDPKLLTNGIMVELNTFATALRSAQKHFITEILEYNFHLDFKNKLYRNAFAQQTLEKVKVDAHKRIGVPRMKMLFELPDMRYLQKLTCEKTTYCPKCFQDRNQELRQDESDPGHMNQPRPHTITDSVTADTDCTAQKPSKDPSSNFSAIEETIMDSYPCCKKIGLKLCVDKDQPKEKLDAHVLTRGAMIDVASFAKRLCATKSGIIHAVLEHNFNLGMQRRDVDIAQQFFRATALKDGGLAWFNEVFVIQSFSHRQTGRGSTGKLKQAAALRRSEWKEKIKKRKLALQTKMKRATLSSHNINDVKSNSNRQNKGNRFPIYTEMGLDLDVTSKPGEREILDLKLLTRGVCDMEQEEMETENNYTCPLGESDLDSDEVTDSGNTGNQIDLQSTKSCSLSLDISRESNSSCPGICAPTLTTADISSSLSTVNSNVNPPFVSQPDERGLRGGEEQTQTPRKSPNECETEQEKMGTENNYTCPLGESDLDSDTGNEFDMEQEKMETEKNMWKLRANRVKQILSSLEFGPFTRSKKVGLEFNVGFGPKQNFSVDCFPNSVLLEVAKFALAMNSSQQNFIMEILEYNFDITLQSEYQRNLFTCEIMNRIRQLKNSEDAVKFSKDIFEFPGRMQLINMENRRIKECDVAPRCPAHLHTETKDHIPTNSGEVYPICKEMGLKLHVNKHQPNKKLDVSKLTNGAMTEVTNFAETLCGTFDQICLDILRHNLDLDLQSGDSDLARSIVARIPAIVEQRNLLISIKTLKKFKGPRKDSSTKVKLDCQSYQHVDACSAGSSQAEFKDQDVGNSPDTKPQNELNLKLWKVRANHIQQILSTPHEEHCPLYSYSRCKKLGIDFNVGSGVKQNLDPKLLTNGIMVELNTFATALLSAQKHFITEILEYNFHLEFKNKLYRNAFAQQTLEKVKVVAHKKNSVPRMKMLFELPDMRYLQKPIYVRSTYCPKCFQDRNQELRQDESDPGHMNQPRPHTMTDSVTADANCTAQKPSKDPSNFSAIEETIMDSYPCCKKIGLKLCVDKDQPKEKLDAHVLTRGAMIEVARFARILCASKSRIIHTVLEHNFNLGMQISNVDIAPLFNKATALTDGGLAWFNEAFVIQLCPRRQPGHISKLKQAAALHRSEWKEAIKKRKLALQTKMKRATLPSHNTSVVKRSKTNTQSQIPVNCYPICTEIGLDLDVLSKSGEKEKLDLKLLTMAAVNEIHTFATKKTRHYLPNTLYEILDYNFDLSSQHHRRWKFSIETSSKIQTMVKQHRKNPNRPDEVFKLPFVFASSPRFAENRLTEKRNKYSWEEPYKKKTEGRFVRQVRYHSGVNRIHFLDGVKTNSGALFQDPIYPGTIEQMNGNLGSGGPLHRILQIKEEEYDPHHGNVKPEPDTEEKYCPHSDDVKTDPGTIVQMNGSLVSVGCGSPLQRNLQIKEEEYDPHHGNVKPEPDTEEKYCPRYDDVKTESNAEDVEHLVPGEPTGPLAYTLLTLWPNSESQKTVSENENVSQIKTEWDTEGVKYLVPVEAVGSQEYSMVTIGQGNESTLIIEEQKYVPTDSHHYGVHRK, from the coding sequence ATGGATGCAAACAAAGTATGGCAGTGGCGCATTATGCATGCAAAGACATTTTTGAGATGTCCAGACTCATTCTATCACAGCAATAGAATAGGATTAGATTTTAATGTAGCATCCaagacacataaaaaaaaagaattacaatTATTGACAAATGGAGTCGTGCTTGAGATCTGTGACTTTGCTAAAACAGTAAGCAAGAATAAAATGctttttatcacaaacattctgGAGAACAATTTCGATCTTGGATTGGAAAATGAGCAACAGCGTGTTTATTTTTCCAATCAAATTAAAATCAAAGTCCAAGACCCGAAGAGGTTATCTCTGCAAGATAAAAATGAAGTTTTTACTCTCTTTGACATATCATCTAAGCCAGAATGCAACAGCAACAATGGACTGAATATGGCATCTACAGAGCGTAAGACAGAAAGTTTCCTGGTGGAAATTGATGATAGTGAATATGAAGATACATTCAAGTGTTCACAAGCAACATCCAAAGAATACATGAAGACAGAAAATCTCTCAGAAGAGGTAAATGGAGCACATATTGATGACAGTGAACGTGAGGATGAATTAAAGTATTCAGGAGCACCGTCGGCAGAAAAACTGAAAGAGGATGTTCTTCTCCCTTTGTTCCCTTATTGTGAAGAAATTGGTCTGAACCTTGACATTGGGTCAAAACAAAGTCTAGATGTAGGTTTGTTGACAAATGGTGTGATGTTAGAACTTCTACAGGTCACTAAAATACTGGCTGGATCCTTCAGTCGTATTATTTCGGATGTGTTGGGGCACAACTTTGACCTTGATCTCAAAAGTTCACAGGAGAGAACTCGAGTTATGAACAAGATATTGTACATTCTGAACAAAAAACAGCAACTTATGATCATCGGCAAAGTAAGCCCAGAATTTAACAATAAGACAATTTCATTACAGAGAACAAACTTCAAAAGAAACAGAGGGTCAGCACTGTCCAATATGGAAGCCCTGCCATATCAATTTAAGGAAGTGACAAAAAGAAGGCAGTCTGATTTAAAAAGTAAACAGGAAAAAAGGGCtctgttgaaaacaagtgaaagggCGAATAAAAAGAGCAGAAGAGGGCAGTCTAAAGACTTAAAGAAAAACGGACCTTATCGACACACTGATTTGTGCAACAGTCATACAGCAAAGGGAGATAATTTTTACAGTCATCCTCTAACAGAGTCTGATGTAGACTACTACACTGGCAATGAACGTGACATGGAACAAGAGGAAATGGAAACCGAAAACAACTACACTTGTCCTCTAGGAGAGTCTGATCTAGACTCAGACGAAGTCACAGATTCAGGAAACACTGGCAATCAGATTGACTTGCAAAGCACAAAAAGTTGTTCTCTGAGCTCGGACATTCCTAGAGAATTAAATTCAAGTTGTCCGGGTATTTGTGCACCTACCCTCACCACCATTGATATTTCATCCACTTTATCAACTGTAAACTCAAATGTGAACCCACCATTTGTAAGTCAACCTGATGAAAGAGAGCTTCATGGAGATGAAGAGCAAGCACAGACTCCAAGAAAGTCaccaaaaaaatgtaacatggAACAAGAAAAAATGGGAACAGAAAACAATTACACTTGCCCTTTAGGAAAGTCTGATCTAGATTCCGATACTGGCAATGAATTTGACATGGAACAAGAGAAAATGGAAACCGAGAAAAACATGTGGAAGTTGCGCGCTAACCGTGTAAAACAAATCCTCTCTTCATTAGAGTTCGGTCCATTCAATGGGTCCAAGAGATTTGGCCTTGAATTCAATGTTGGATTTGGCCCGAAGCAAAACTTCAGTGTAGACTCTTTGCCAAATTCTGTTCTGCTCGAAGTTGCTAAATTTGCCTTAGCAATGAATTCATCCCAACAAAATTTCATCATGGAGATTCTTGAGTACAACTTTGACATCAGCCTGCAGAGTGAATACCAGAGAAATCTTTTCACATGTGAAATCATGAAAAGAATAAGACAACTGAAAAACTCTGAAGATGCAGTTAAATTCTCAAAAGATATCTTTGAACTACCTGATTCCATGTCATCAATAAAAATGGCAAATACTAGTGTGGGCAGTGTCAATCCTGAACTCGGATACAACATATCAAGAGTGGAGAAGTGTGACGTTGCTCCCAGGTGTCCTGCTCATTCACATGCTGAAACCAAAGATCATATTCCAAGGAACAGTGGGGAGGTGTATCCCATCTGCAAGGAAATGGGTCTGAagttacatgtaaacaaacatcaACCAAACAAAAAACTGGATGTCAGCAAACTGACCAATGGAGCAATGACTGAAGTGACAAACTTTGTAGAAACGTTGTGTGGGACATGTGAGCAAATCTGTCTTGACATCCTCAGACACAACTTGCATCTTGATTTGCAAAGTGGAGATTCTGATCTTGCCAGAAGTATTGTTGCCCGAATTCCTGCTATAGTGGAGCAAAGGAATCTAATGACGAGTGTTAAAAccttaaagaaaataaagggctCAAGAAAAGACTCCTCAACGAAGGTGAAACTGGATTGCCAGAGTTACCAACATGTAGATGCATGTAGTGCTGGTTCTTCCCAGGCTGAATTCAAAGACCAAGATGTAGGGAATTCCCCTGACACTAAACATCAAGATGAGCTCAATTTAAAGCTGTGGAAATTGCGAGCCAATCATATTCAGCAAATCCTCTCAACACCTCATGAAGAACATTGTCCACTTTATTCTTACTCCAGATGCAAGAAATTAGGCATTGATTTTAATGTAGGATCTGGAGTAAAACAAAATCTTGATCCCAAATTACTGACCAATGGCATCATGGTTGAATTAAACACATTTGCCACAGCACTGCGGTCAGCCCAGAAACATTTCATCACTGAGATACTGGAGTATAACTTCCATCTTGATTTCAAAAACAAGCTATATCGCAATGCCTTTGCACAGCAAACTTTAGAAAAAGTTAAAGTTGATGCGCATAAAAGAATCGGCGTTCCTCGAATGAAAATGCTGTTTGAACTCCCTGACATGAGGTACCTACAAAAACTTACTTGTGAGAAAACTACATATTGCCCCAAATGCTTTCAAGACAGAAACCAAGAGCTTCGTCAGGATGAATCTGACCCTGGTCACATGAATCAACCTCGTCCACATACCATAACTGACTCGGTCACTGCAGATACAGACTGCACAGCACAAAAGCCTTCAAAAGATCCGTCCTCCAACTTCTCAGCAATAGAGGAGACGATAATGGACAGTTACCCTTGCTGCAAGAAAATAGGTTTGAAACTGTGTGTGGACAAAGATCAACCAAAAGAAAAGCTTGACGCACATGTATTGACAAGGGGGGCTATGATTGATGTGGCTAGTTTTGCCAAAAGATTGTGTGCAACAAAAAGTGGCATCATTCATGCAGTCCTTGAGCACAACTTCAACTTAGGCATGCAGAGGCGGGACGTTGATATTGCACAGCAGTTCTTCAGAGCGACTGCACTAAAGGATGGCGGGCTGGCCTGGTTTAATGAAGTTTTTGTTATTCAGTCATTTTCTCACAGACAAACTGGACGTGGAAGTACCGGTAAACTGAAACAGGCAGCTGCCTTGCGGAGAAGTGAATGGAaggaaaaaatcaaaaaaagaaagctTGCACTGCAAACAAAGATGAAAAGAGCCACACTGTCAAGTCATAACATCAATGATGTAAAATCTAATTCAAATCGTCAAAATAAAGGAAACCGCTTTCCCATTTACACTGAGATGGGTTTGGATCTAGACGTGACATCAAAACCAGGTGAAAGAGAAATACTGGACTTGAAGCTATTGACCAGAGGGGTGTGTGATATGGAACAAGAGGAAATGGAAACCGAGAACAACTACACTTGTCCTCTAGGAGAGTCTGATCTAGACTCAGACGAAGTCACAGATTCAGGAAACACTGGCAATCAGATTGACTTGCAAAGCACAAAAAGTTGTTCTCTGAGCTTGGACATTTCTAGAGAATCAAATTCAAGTTGTCCGGGTATTTGTGCACCTACCCTCACCACCGCTGACATCTCATCTTCTTTATCAACTGTAAACTCAAATGTGAACCCACCATTTGTAAGTCAACCTGATGAAAGAGGGCTTCGTGGAGGGGAAGAGCAAACGCAGACTCCAAGAAAGTCACCAAACGAATGTGAAACTGAACAAGAAAAAATGGGAACCGAGAACAACTACACTTGCCCTTTAGGAGAGTCTGATCTAGACTCAGATACTGGCAATGAATTTGACATGGAACAAGAGAAAAtggaaacagagaaaaacatgTGGAAGTTGCGCGCTAACCGTGTAAAACAAATCCTCTCTTCATTAGAGTTTGGTCCATTCACCAGATCCAAGAAAGTTGGACTTGAATTCAATGTTGGATTTGGCCCGAAGCAAAACTTCAGTGTAGACTGTTTTCCAAATTCTGTTCTGCTCGAAGTTGCTAAATTTGCCTTAGCAATGAATTCATCCCAACAAAATTTCATCATGGAGATTCTTGAGTACAACTTTGACATCACCCTGCAGAGTGAATACCAGAGAAATCTTTTCACATGTGAAATCATGAATAGAATAAGACAACTGAAAAACTCTGAAGATGCAGTTAAATTCTCAAAAGATATCTTTGAATTCCCTGGTCGCATGCAATTAATAAATATGGAAAATCGGAGAATAAAGGAGTGTGACGTTGCTCCCAGGTGTCCTGCTCATTTACATACTGAAACCAAAGATCATATTCCAACGAACAGTGGGGAGGTGTATCCCATCTGCAAGGAAATGGGTCTGAagttacatgtaaacaaacatcaACCAAACAAAAAACTGGATGTCAGCAAACTGACCAATGGAGCAATGACTGAAGTGACAAACTTTGCAGAAACGTTGTGTGGAACATTTGATCAGATTTGTCTTGACATCCTCAGACACAACTTGGATCTTGATTTGCAAAGTGGAGATTCTGATCTTGCCAGAAGTATTGTTGCCCGAATTCCTGCTATAGTGGAGCAAAGGAATCTATTGATCAGTATTAAAACCTTAAAGAAATTTAAGGGCCCAAGAAAAGACTCCTCAACGAAGGTGAAACTGGATTGCCAGAGTTACCAACATGTAGATGCATGTAGTGCTGGTTCTTCCCAGGCTGAATTCAAAGACCAAGATGTAGGGAATTCCCCTGACACTAAACCTCAAAATGAGCTCAATTTAAAGCTGTGGAAAGTGCGAGCCAATCATATTCAGCAAATCCTCTCAACACCTCATGAAGAACATTGCCCACTTTATTCTTACTCCAGATGCAAGAAATTAGGCATTGATTTTAATGTAGGATCTGGAGTAAAACAAAATCTTGATCCCAAATTACTGACCAATGGCATCATGGTTGAATTAAACACGTTTGCCACAGCACTGCTGTCAGCCCAGAAACATTTCATCACTGAGATACTGGAGTATAACTTCCATCTTGAGTTCAAAAACAAGCTATATCGCAATGCCTTTGCACAGCAAACTTTAGAAAAAGTTAAAGTTGTTGCGCATAAAAAAAACAGCGTTCCTCGAATGAAAATGCTGTTTGAACTCCCTGACATGAGGTACCTACAAAAACCTATTTATGTGAGAAGTACATATTGCCCCAAATGCTTTCAAGACAGAAACCAAGAGCTTCGTCAGGATGAATCTGACCCTGGTCACATGAATCAACCTCGTCCACATACCATGACTGACTCGGTCACTGCAGATGCAAACTGCACAGCACAAAAGCCTTCAAAAGATCCGTCCAACTTCTCAGCAATAGAGGAGACGATAATGGACAGTTACCCTTGCTGCAAGAAAATAGGTTTGAAACTGTGTGTGGACAAAGATCAACCAAAAGAAAAGCTTGATGCACATGTATTGACAAGGGGGGCTATGATTGAAGTGGCCAGATTTGCTAGAATATTGTGTGCTTCAAAAAGTAGGATAATTCATACAGTCCTTGAACACAACTTCAACTTAGGCATGCAGATTTCAAACGTTGATATTGCACCTCTGTTCAACAAAGCGACTGCACTAACTGACGGCGGGCTGGCCTGGTTTAATGAAGCTTTTGTTATTCAGCTGTGTCCTCGCAGACAACCTGGACATATAAGTAAACTGAAACAGGCAGCTGCCTTGCACAGAAGTGAATGGAAGGAAGCTATCAAAAAAAGAAAGCTGGCACTGCAAACAAAGATGAAAAGAGCCACACTGCCAAGTCATAATACAAGTGTCGTAAAAAGATCAAAGACAAATACTCAGAGTCAAATACCGGTTAACTGTTACCCTATTTGCACGGAGATAGGTTTGGATCTAGACGTGTTATCAaaatcaggagagaaagaaaaattgGACTTGAAGCTATTGACCATGGCTGCAGTGAATGAGATACATACATTTGCAACTAAGAAAACAAGACACTATTTGCCAAACACTTTGTACGAAATCCTTGACTATAACTTTGATCTTAGCTCACAACATCACAGGCGCTGGAAATTTTCCATAGAAACTTCATCCAAAATCCAAACCATGGTTAAGCAacatcgtaaaaatccaaacagaCCAGACGAGGTCTTCAAATTACCATTTGTGTTTGCATCTTCACCAAGGTTTGCAGAGAACAGACTAACTGAGAAACGGAACAAGTATTCCTGGGAAGAACCATACAAGAAAAAGACTGAGGGAAGGTTTGTGCGCCAAGTGAGATACCATTCAGGTGTCAATCGCATCCATTTTCTCGATGGTGTCAAAACTAACAGTGGCGCTTTGTTCCAGGATCCAATATATCCTGGGACAATAGAGCAGATGAATGGGAATCTTGGAAGTGGAGGTCCTCTCCACAGAATCCTACAGATTAAAGAGGAGGAGTACGATCCACATCATGGCAATGTGAAACCAGAACCGGACACTGAGGAAAAGTATTGTCCACATTCTGATGATGTCAAAACCGATCCTGGGACGATAGTGCAGATGAATGGCAGTCTAGTGAGTGTTGGTTGTGGCAGCCCTCTCCAGAGAAACCTACAGATTAAAGAGGAGGAGTACGATCCACATCATGGCAATGTGAAACCAGAACCGGACACTGAGGAAAAGTATTGTCCACGTTATGATGATGTCAAAACCGAATCAAACGCTGAGGATGTCGAGCATTTAGTCCCAGGTGAACCTACAGGACCCCTTGCATATACTTTATTAACTTTATGGCCGAACTCTGAAAGTCAGAAAACAGTATCAGAAAACGAGAATGTGAGTCAAATAAAAACCGAATGGGACACTGAGGGTGTGAAGTATTTAGTCCCAGTCGAAGCAGTAGGGTCACAGGAGTACTCCATGGTAACCATAGGTCAGGGCAATGAGAGCACATTGATAATAGAAGAGCAAAAATATGTGCCCACTGACTCGCACCATTATGGAGttcacagaaaatga